From the Haladaptatus sp. DJG-WS-42 genome, the window TGCTCGAAGCCCGGCGAGGCGACGCCACCGGGGCGGTCGCAGACGAACGGTATCTGTTACTCGCAAGTGCTGGGCTGTTGTTCGTGCTCGTCGCCATCGCTCTTGGGGTGGTGTCGCTCGTCGTGCTTCTCGCAAATCAGTTCGGTCTCCTGTAACGTCTGCGAGAGGGTTATTCTCGACTCTCACCTACAGCGTATGATGACGCAAACCGGGAGTACAATCACCTGGTTCGAGATTCCGGTACGGGACATACACCGGGCTGTGACGTTCTACACGACCGTCCTCACAATCGACCTGCAAGTAACCAACATGCGTGGGGTTCCCCACGCACTCTTTCCCGTTTCGGGTGGCGTGAGCGGCGCGCTCACCCAGCGCAGAGACGTGAAACCCGCAGAAAACGGCACTCGAATCTACCTTCACGTCGACGGCGACATCAACGACGCTCTCTCGAAGGTCGAACGCGCAGGTGGCCGGGTGCTCACACCAAAAACTTCGCTCGGTGACGAGGGCTTCTACGGCGTGCTGCGCGACTCAGAAGGCAACGCCGTTGGGTTACACTCGACGCGCTAGCGGCTCAGGGCTCTTTTGACTCGGGTGGCCGTTGTGCCAGCCGGTCGAACCGACTCTGGGCGTCTTCCATCCGTTCGTCGGTCGCTTCGTCGTCCGCTGTTACTGATTTTACCACGCCGCCTTCGAGGGCGATGTGGACGACAAGGTTCGCCTCGCGCAGCTCGAAGGGGAGTTTCGACTCGTGTATCACGAGTTCGTCTACGTCTCGCCCCGCTTCTTCGATGAGTAACACCGCGTGTGCGTCTTCGATTCGGTCGATAACTGCGGTGTACGTGCCGTCTGTGACCATCAGTAAGTTACCTCCACTACGACGGTACCTTCGTCGTCCGTGACAGTAACCGTATCGCCGTCGTTGTTCCACACCGGCCCGGAAGCGTCCCAATAGCGGTCGGTGTCGGAATCCGTGCCCGAACCGGTGTGGAGCGTCACCGTCGCGCCCGGGTCGAGCGTCAACTCGGAGAACGTGTACGTCTTGCCCGCTTCGTCGCGCACCGTCCACCCGGCGAGCGAGAGTGGTTCAGAGCCCGTATTCTCGAAGACGAGATACTCGTCGTTCAGATTCTCACCATCCCGCCCTGCGGCGTCAGCGTGCACCTGTTTCACCACCAGCGAGACGCCGCCATCGGGCGTGACTTCGGTCGTCGTCGGTGTTTCTCCGACGGCGATTGCCTCATCACCGCGAACCACGAGGCGGGTTTCAACGGGCGCGTCTAGCCCGGGTGAGACTGGCGCAGCGTTCCGTAGGTCCGCAGCGGCGGTCGGCGCGGCACGCTGGGTTTTCACGGTGAGTGCAGTACCATTGCTCTCCATGACCACGTTCCCGTGGGTCGCCGTCCAAAACGTCGTGATGTCGCGGGCGGCAAAGCGGTCGATAATCTCCTGATGTGGGTGGCCGTAACGCGAGTCGTAATCGCTCGAAATCACCGACACGGCGGGCGTTGCTTCGTCGAGCAGTGCAGGGCTGTTGCTGGTCGAACTGCCGTGGTGGCTCGCTTTCCACACCGTCACATCGAGATTGTAGGCCTCCACGAGATACGCCTCGGCTTCGCGCTCTGCGTCACCCGGAAGGAGTACGCTGTTCGCGCCGTGGGTGACCTTGAGAACGATGCTGTTCTCGTTTCGGTCGTCATCTGCGAGGTAGCCTTCTGGCGGGCTGAGCACCGAAATTTCGACGCCTGCCATCGGGATCGTATCGCCAGCCCGCGTCTGGTAGAGCGGAACGTCGTACTCCTCTACGGCGTCGAGGTAGCGGTCGTAGGTGGCCGTCGAAGCGACGATACCGGAGTCGTACACCGCGCCGACGCCTTCGCCTTCGGTTTCGAAGTATTCGATGACTGCGGCGTTGCCGCCGATGTGGTCTGCGTCCGCGTGCGTCGAAACGAGTGCGTCAAGGCGCGTGATGCCCTGCGCTTTGAGGTAGGCAATGACGTGTTCACCGTCGTCTTTGAAATCACCCGTATCGATGAGCACGGTTTCGCCTTCCGGGCCGACGATGAGTGTGCTATCGCCCTGCCCGACATTGAGATAGTGAATAGCAAGCGTGCCACTCGCCGTCGGCGCCGTCGTCGTCTCCGCTGCGGTTGTTGTGGGCGTCGCGTCGCCGCCACCAAACCCGCCGAGACAGCCTGCAAGGACGACGAGGAGAACGAACAGTCCGGTCGCAACCTGAGCGCGTACCATCACGTTTCGTAGGTGTCGGGGTCACATTACCCTTCTCGCCACCAATCTCGAATGCTGCGGACACAGAAACGCACATACAACTCCACGAAAAAAGGCACACAATCATGCTACGGAAAGGGAGCGCTCGTGTTCGATAATCGGTCGGCACACGCCACGACAACGGCGCGAACCGTCGCACTCGACAGCCTCGAAGCAGGCATCGAAGCCGCCCACCCACGCCGGGTCATCCGCGACTCGGTCTCAATAGACGGTGATACACTCACGATTGCGGGCGAAGCCTACGACCTCACCGACATTGGGAAAATCGTGGTTCTCGGCGGCGGCAACGCGGCCGCCCACGTCGCGTCCGTGCTCGAACCCATCTTGGACGACCGACTCGCTGGCGGCGTCGTGGTCACCGACGACCCAACAGAAACCGACCGCGTGACCGTTCATCGCGGCGACCACCCCGTACCGAGCCAGCGCGGCGTTGACGGCACAACGGTCGTCCGCAATGCTGCCGCCAACGCAGACGAATCGACGCTCGTCCTTGCGGTCATTACGGGTGGCGCGAGCGCGTTGCTCCCTGCGCCCGCCGAGGGTATCTCGCTCGAAGCCCTCCAAGCAACCACCAACGCGCTGCTCGAATCGGGGGCGACCATCCACGAAATCAACGCCGTCAGAAAACATCTGTCTGCGCTCAAAGGCGGGCAACTCGCCCGCATCGCCGCGCCCGCGACCGTCGTCTCGCTCATCTTCTCGGACGTCGTTGGCAACGACCTCTCGGTTATCGGCAGCGGCCCGACGGTTCCAGATGATTCCACCTACGAAGAGGCCCTCTCTGTGCTCTCCGAGTACGACGTGTCGGTTCCAGACGCCGTGCAAAGCCACCTTGAACGCGGTGCGAACGGCACCCTCGCGGAAACCCCGCAGGCTGGCGACCCGATTTTCGACCGCGTCTCGAACCACATCCTCGCGGACAACTTCACGGCGCTCTCAGCCGCAAGCGAGGTGGCTGAAGCTCGTGGCTTCACGCCGCTTATTCTTTCCTCAAGCATCCGTGGCGAGGCACGCGAGGCCGCGAAATCGCACGTCGCTGTCGCAGAGGAAGTGCTTGCGACCGGCAATCCACTTTCTGCACCCGCCGTCCTTCTGGCAGGCGGCGAATGCACCGTGACAGTGCACGGCGATGGCGAGGGCGGCCCGAGCCAAGAGTTTTGCGTGAGCGCGGCGCTCGAACTCGATGCCGAACGCATCACGGTGGCCGCGGTCGATTCAGACGGTATCGACGGCGCAACCGACGTTGCGGGCGCGATTGTCGATACGGACACGATAGCCGACCGCGCTGCTGGCGCGAACGCACTGCGAGAAAATGACGTGTATCCCCTGCTCGCCAAGGCGGGTGCACACCTGCACTCTGGCGCGACGGGGACGAACGTAAACGACCTGCGAATCGTCGTCGTCGACGCTTAAAGCGCCACGGCGACGATATTTCTGAGCACGAGAATCCAGAGGATGCTGGTTACCCCGAGCACGAGCGTTGCGAGCGTCCACGCCTGATACGCCGTGGCCGTCTTCATGTCGGTGAACTCCTTGATTATCCAGAAGTAGGAGTCGTTCGCGTGGCTCACGGTCATGCTCCCCGCGCCGATTGCGAGGACGGCGAACACGCGCCCCCACGTCGTAGCGAGGCCGAGTTCGGGAAGCAGTGGCGCAATGAGGCCCGCCGTCGTGACGATGGAGACGGTCGAGGAGCCAAGCGCGGACTTGAGCGCGGCGGCGATGATGAACGCGGCGACGAGACCGATCCCGAGGCCGCCGAAGGTGTCACCGATGAAGCCCTTGAGTGGGAGGGCTTTGAGCACTGTCCCGAACGCACCGCCCGCGCCGGTCACGGCGAGGATGATGGCGGCGTTTTTGATGCCGTCGCCGACCCACTCGCTCGTGACGTCTTCTGAGTAGTCGGGGACGATGGCAAACCCGACAAACGCGCCGATGAGGAGCGCAACGGCCGGGTCACCGAGGAACAGCAGTGCGGACTGTGCAGTTCCGGTGATGAACGCCGGATTCTCTGCTTCCGGGTAGGCCGCGATGCTCCCAAGCGTGATGAGCACGATGGGGACGAGCAGCGGTGCGAACGACGCTGCTTTCGAGGGGAGCCGCCCATATTCGGCCTTGATATCCTCGATGGTCATGTCCGGGTTCGGGTCGATGTGGTATTTTGATGCAACCGTTGACGCCCACTTTGCGGCGACGAGCGTCACTGGCACCGAGACGAGGATTCCGGCAATCATGACGAGGCCGATGTCTGCACCGAGAATCCCGGCGGCGGCAATCGGGCCGGGCGTTGGCGGCACGAAGACGTGCGTGGCGTAGAGCCCGCCTGCGAGCGCGACACCGAGCGTCGCAAGGGAGAGTTTCGACCGCTCTGCGAGCGACCGGTTCAGCCCGGAGAGGATGATGAACCCGGAGTCACAGAACACGGGAATGCTCACGACGCTGCCCGTGATGGCCATGACTGTGGTCGTGTGTTCCTCGCCAATGAGGTCTAAGATGCTCTCTGCGATGACGATTGCCGCACCCGTCCGTTCTAGGATGATGCCGATAATCGTCCCCGCCAGGATGACCACGCCGATGTAGGCGAGGACGCCACCGAACCCTTCGGTGACGAGTGAGGCAACCTCTGTCGGGTCGAGCCCGGCGAGCAGCCCCGTCCCGTAGGCGGCGATGAGCAACGCGAGGAACGCGTGGAGGTTCAACTTGGCCGTCGCCAGAATGATGAAGGCGACTGCACCAAGGAGCAACAGTACCAATGGGAGTCCTTCTAGCATACACCAAAGCCTCAGTAACCTTCGGTATAAAATTTAATAATGAATGATCTGGCGAAAATTTTGCGTGAATTTGTTGACAGCCGTGAACGAAACGCCCGTTGCCGATTACTTCACGGTCAAATTCTCGATGATGAATTCGGTGTCGCCGTGGTCACCGTTTCCGCACACGTCAGAGGGTTCGATAAGCGCCGCGATTAACACCTCCTTCTCAGGGTCCACTGAAACGGTTTGTTCGATGTGCCCGGTCGTTTCCTCGTAGGCGGCTTTTTCGATGTCGCTGCGCGCGAAATAGAGCAATTCACTCTCTTGGGCGACGATGAAATCCGGGATTTCGTACCAGCCCTCTGCCCGAACTGTGTAATCGAACGCCACCGTGACCGAGTCGCCCGGAGCCGGGATTCGTTGTGAGGCCGTTGCACGCGAACACTTGTGCACAGTAAGTTCGAGCGTGCTGTCGTCGCCGACGTTCACGCGGGCGTCGCCTTCCGTCGAAATCTCCCAGTTTTCCGGGGAGATGCCGTATTTGGCTTCGGGTGCGATGGGGAACTGTTCTGAGACGGTTGCCTCATCGGTATCGACAGTCACAGTGAGTACAGCGAGCGTCCCTTCCTGTGAGATCTCCCAGTCAAATTCGTCGAGCGATGTTTCTGCCACCCACGTCTCAATCGGGTCGAGGTCGACCTGCCCTTTCTCAGCGAACGCAATCGTCCACGTCAAGTCGGCTTGCTCCTCGCCAATCGACACGCTCGTTCCCCAGCCAACGGCTCCTTCGAACGCGCCAGCCTTTGGGTTAGTTTCTTCGCGTTCTGCGTGTGGGACGAGTTTCACGAACTCGCCGTCGTGGCGTTCGTCCATGGCTGTGAGGCTGTCCGAGGCTTCGAGATAGCCATCTTCTTCGCCCATTGAGGTTTCGATGACCGCTTCGACCACCGACTGGCCCGACTCGAACGCTGCGCCCGACGAGCCACCCTTTGTGGCTCCCGGTGGCCCTGCCAAGATGAACTGAGAATCGCTCACACCGGCGCTCACGTCAAATTGTTCGTCCGTGTAGATGGTGAACGACCCAATCTCGTCTTCGTCGTCCAGTCCGAGGTCTTCTAAGTCAGAAACGAGCAACTCCGTGTCGAACTCGCCGTGTTCGATGCGAAAGGCGGGCGTGTCGATGCGCGTCGAAATCTCATCGAAGTCGATGAGTTCAAACTGTGGCCTCCTCCCGGCTGCGCGCAAGGTCGCTTCTGTGTCGGTCGAAATGTAACGGTCTGCCTCGTCGATTGCGGCTGGGTTGGTTCGCGTGATGGCATACGCACCATTCACCTCGATGGCCGCCGGTTCGGGAAGCCACGCGAGGGAGGCCGACTCACCGCTACTGTCGGTCAGCGAGGAAAGTTGCGAACAGCCAGCAAGCGCACCAACAGATAGTCCAGTGAGCGACGTGAGGATCGAGCGACGTGACGGATGCATTCCTCATAGCTCTCAGATAAAAGATAATATTACTTTCGGAGTATGTGTTTATTGTAGACAGTTAGAACGCACTCTCACGTCCGTCTGCGAAGGCGGCAATTTGGGCTTTCGCGGCTTCGACAGAAGTTGTTCCAGTGGCCAGTCCATCGAGAATCTCGCGGTGAAGCACGAGCTCCTCACTCACTTGCTCGTTGTACCGTTCCATCTCCTCTAGGTGGGCGGCGACCGAGAGTGAGTCATCCGCGACGGCCTCCGGATTGAGTGTCTCCGTTTTTTCGAGGCGCTCGCCGAGCTCTTCGAGCGTCGCATCCTGCTCGGTTCGAATCGCCTCAAGCTCGTCGAGCACGCTCGCTAAGTGTTCGATACGGTCTGTGAGCACGACTGCGAGGTGTTCTACGTCGCCAGATTCGATTGCAGAAACACGTCGCAGAAATTCGTCCATAATTAGTGAGGGAGATGCAGGCAAAAAAGCGCGCCGCCTCAGTTTTCCCCACCCACGTCGGCTTCGGCAAACTCAGCTTCTGCAACCTCCGCGCGGCGTCGAATCGCCCGTTCGATGAATTCGGGTGGCAAGTCGTCGATTTCGCCCGCCTGCACCCGCCAAAGGTTGGCGTAGAGGTCGTCGTTGTCGATGAGTTGCTTGTGCGTCCCGCGCTCGACAATGCGCCCATCGTCCAAGACGATAATCTCGTCTGCCTGCCGGATGGTCGAGAGGCGATGGGCAATCGCAAACGTCGTCTTCGCTGCGGCAAGCCGGTTCAGACTGCGCTGGATGAGGGCTTCCGTCTCCGTATCGACGTGGCTCGTCGCCTCATCTAAGATGAGCAGCGGCGGGTCTTTGAGAATCGTCCGTGCAATCGAAATGCGCTGGCGTTGGCCCCCAGACAGTTTCACGCCGCGTTCGCCAACCATCGTGTCGTAGCCGTCGGGGAGGTTCATGATGAACTCGTGTGCCTCAGCGCCCTTTGCGGCATCCACGATCGCCTCGTCGTCCGCGTCGAACGTCCCGTAGGCGATGTTCTCTTTGACCGTCCCGTAGAACAAGAACGGGTCTTGGCTGACATAGCCAATCGCTCGCCGGAGGCTTTGGGTGTTCACGTCGCGGATGTCCGTCCCATCGATGCGGACGTGCCCTGAATCGGTGTCGTACATTCGAACGAGCAGTTTGAGCAGCGTTGATTTTCCCGCACCCGTCGGGCCAACGACGCCGAGCAACTGCCCACGCGTTGCAGTGAGCGAGACGTCGTGTAAGACCGGTTCATCAGCCTTTGCGTAGCCAAAGGATACGTCGTCGTACTCGACCGTGCCCGCCGTCACGACGAGGTCGGGGTCGGCCGCCGATTCCATGTGCGTTGCCGTCTCGCCCATGAGTCCGAAGATGCGCGCGCTGCTCGCCTTCGCGCGCTGGTACATGTTGATGATTTGCCCGAACTGCGCCATTGGCCAGATGAACTGCTGGGTGTACACCATGAACGTCACGAACTGGCCCGCAGTCAGGGTTCCCGGCAAGCCCGCGGGCGCACCGTTCAACACCCAGAAGCCGCCGACAGCGAACGTGACCGCGAAGCCGAGGCCGGTAATCACGCCGAGGCCGGGGAAAAAGACGATGCGCGTCGTGATGGCGTCCCAGTTGGTGTCGAAATAATGCTGAGAGGCGCCTTCGACGCGCTCTACCTCGT encodes:
- a CDS encoding GntP family permease yields the protein MLEGLPLVLLLLGAVAFIILATAKLNLHAFLALLIAAYGTGLLAGLDPTEVASLVTEGFGGVLAYIGVVILAGTIIGIILERTGAAIVIAESILDLIGEEHTTTVMAITGSVVSIPVFCDSGFIILSGLNRSLAERSKLSLATLGVALAGGLYATHVFVPPTPGPIAAAGILGADIGLVMIAGILVSVPVTLVAAKWASTVASKYHIDPNPDMTIEDIKAEYGRLPSKAASFAPLLVPIVLITLGSIAAYPEAENPAFITGTAQSALLFLGDPAVALLIGAFVGFAIVPDYSEDVTSEWVGDGIKNAAIILAVTGAGGAFGTVLKALPLKGFIGDTFGGLGIGLVAAFIIAAALKSALGSSTVSIVTTAGLIAPLLPELGLATTWGRVFAVLAIGAGSMTVSHANDSYFWIIKEFTDMKTATAYQAWTLATLVLGVTSILWILVLRNIVAVAL
- a CDS encoding VOC family protein, with amino-acid sequence MMTQTGSTITWFEIPVRDIHRAVTFYTTVLTIDLQVTNMRGVPHALFPVSGGVSGALTQRRDVKPAENGTRIYLHVDGDINDALSKVERAGGRVLTPKTSLGDEGFYGVLRDSEGNAVGLHSTR
- a CDS encoding ABC transporter ATP-binding protein; this encodes MWRLYAEYGKAQVPQAILGVLGTLTSRSVGLISPFVLGLAIDAVFVSQREYALPFLPQAWVPTTQTGLLWLSIGVIAGATVVGAVFQWLANWGWNNFAQHVQHALRVDTYDTMQLLDMGFFDEKQTGEMLSILNNDVNQLETFLNEGISSALRIGVMVLGIGVIMFAINWPLALVALLPVPILAVFTYLFVKQIQPKYAAVRASVGALNSRLENNIGGIQVIKTENAESYEVERVEGASQHYFDTNWDAITTRIVFFPGLGVITGLGFAVTFAVGGFWVLNGAPAGLPGTLTAGQFVTFMVYTQQFIWPMAQFGQIINMYQRAKASSARIFGLMGETATHMESAADPDLVVTAGTVEYDDVSFGYAKADEPVLHDVSLTATRGQLLGVVGPTGAGKSTLLKLLVRMYDTDSGHVRIDGTDIRDVNTQSLRRAIGYVSQDPFLFYGTVKENIAYGTFDADDEAIVDAAKGAEAHEFIMNLPDGYDTMVGERGVKLSGGQRQRISIARTILKDPPLLILDEATSHVDTETEALIQRSLNRLAAAKTTFAIAHRLSTIRQADEIIVLDDGRIVERGTHKQLIDNDDLYANLWRVQAGEIDDLPPEFIERAIRRRAEVAEAEFAEADVGGEN
- a CDS encoding DUF4147 domain-containing protein, whose protein sequence is MFDNRSAHATTTARTVALDSLEAGIEAAHPRRVIRDSVSIDGDTLTIAGEAYDLTDIGKIVVLGGGNAAAHVASVLEPILDDRLAGGVVVTDDPTETDRVTVHRGDHPVPSQRGVDGTTVVRNAAANADESTLVLAVITGGASALLPAPAEGISLEALQATTNALLESGATIHEINAVRKHLSALKGGQLARIAAPATVVSLIFSDVVGNDLSVIGSGPTVPDDSTYEEALSVLSEYDVSVPDAVQSHLERGANGTLAETPQAGDPIFDRVSNHILADNFTALSAASEVAEARGFTPLILSSSIRGEAREAAKSHVAVAEEVLATGNPLSAPAVLLAGGECTVTVHGDGEGGPSQEFCVSAALELDAERITVAAVDSDGIDGATDVAGAIVDTDTIADRAAGANALRENDVYPLLAKAGAHLHSGATGTNVNDLRIVVVDA
- a CDS encoding lamin tail domain-containing protein, translated to MVRAQVATGLFVLLVVLAGCLGGFGGGDATPTTTAAETTTAPTASGTLAIHYLNVGQGDSTLIVGPEGETVLIDTGDFKDDGEHVIAYLKAQGITRLDALVSTHADADHIGGNAAVIEYFETEGEGVGAVYDSGIVASTATYDRYLDAVEEYDVPLYQTRAGDTIPMAGVEISVLSPPEGYLADDDRNENSIVLKVTHGANSVLLPGDAEREAEAYLVEAYNLDVTVWKASHHGSSTSNSPALLDEATPAVSVISSDYDSRYGHPHQEIIDRFAARDITTFWTATHGNVVMESNGTALTVKTQRAAPTAAADLRNAAPVSPGLDAPVETRLVVRGDEAIAVGETPTTTEVTPDGGVSLVVKQVHADAAGRDGENLNDEYLVFENTGSEPLSLAGWTVRDEAGKTYTFSELTLDPGATVTLHTGSGTDSDTDRYWDASGPVWNNDGDTVTVTDDEGTVVVEVTY
- a CDS encoding DUF3006 domain-containing protein encodes the protein MVTDGTYTAVIDRIEDAHAVLLIEEAGRDVDELVIHESKLPFELREANLVVHIALEGGVVKSVTADDEATDERMEDAQSRFDRLAQRPPESKEP